The Polyangiaceae bacterium genome includes a region encoding these proteins:
- a CDS encoding Uma2 family endonuclease codes for MSYAFTVPVASPDPFHEPRRKFTADEVYRMLDAGILEEGPGLELLEGDLVVMSPQGAPHAGFAELLRERLLQALGPGHNARTHAPVDAGPYSQPEPDVAVVRGRPEDYLTRHPTAADTLLVVEVARSSLPRDRRKARIYAQARFPEYWLFDVEQRSVLVHRDPDGVSSYGQVLTLGAADRLAVPGTPAELDLAALFALLPA; via the coding sequence ATGAGCTATGCTTTCACCGTCCCAGTGGCGTCCCCCGATCCGTTCCACGAGCCGCGCCGCAAGTTCACCGCGGACGAGGTCTACCGCATGCTCGACGCGGGCATCCTCGAGGAGGGGCCCGGCCTCGAGCTCCTGGAGGGGGACCTCGTCGTCATGAGCCCGCAGGGCGCCCCCCACGCTGGCTTCGCGGAGCTCCTGCGCGAGCGCCTGCTCCAGGCCCTGGGTCCTGGCCACAACGCACGCACGCACGCACCAGTGGACGCCGGCCCCTACAGCCAACCCGAGCCCGACGTCGCCGTGGTCCGTGGGCGCCCCGAGGACTACCTGACTCGCCACCCGACCGCCGCGGACACCTTGCTGGTGGTGGAGGTCGCGCGCTCGTCGTTGCCCCGCGATCGGCGCAAGGCACGCATCTACGCTCAGGCGCGCTTCCCCGAGTACTGGCTGTTCGACGTGGAGCAGCGCTCGGTCCTGGTCCACCGCGACCCAGACGGCGTCTCCAGCTACGGCCAGGTCCTCACGCTCGGCGCCGCCGATCGCCTCGCCGTTCCCGGCACGCCGGCCGAGCTCGACCTGGCCGCCTTGTTCGCGCTCTTGCCGGCGTGA
- a CDS encoding STAS/SEC14 domain-containing protein: MLPLAAGRCFRIEIDDGVVVSTLWGEGDTPDVEEYVAALVPILQLRAPACILTDATDIEDLTMRARWVYAQRMTEHRRFLARSAVVGLSPRMDVVLRVLVRASGRSDLRVFYSRQEAMAWLRDGLALRRA, translated from the coding sequence ATGCTCCCGCTCGCCGCAGGCCGCTGCTTCCGCATCGAGATCGACGACGGTGTCGTGGTCTCGACGCTCTGGGGCGAAGGGGACACGCCGGACGTGGAGGAGTACGTCGCCGCGCTCGTGCCCATTCTTCAGCTGCGCGCGCCGGCTTGCATCCTGACCGACGCCACGGACATCGAGGATCTGACCATGCGCGCCCGCTGGGTGTACGCGCAGAGGATGACCGAGCACCGCCGCTTCCTGGCGCGGAGCGCCGTCGTCGGGCTGTCGCCGCGCATGGATGTCGTGCTCCGCGTGCTGGTGCGCGCGAGCGGGCGCAGCGACCTCAGGGTATTCTACTCGCGGCAGGAGGCGATGGCCTGGCTCCGCGACGGGCTCGCGCTGCGGCGCGCTTGA